One stretch of Rosistilla oblonga DNA includes these proteins:
- a CDS encoding serine/threonine-protein kinase — protein MRLAKHYSAQPPEVPLAADGHAIPKQVGRFTIIREIGSGGFGVIYLARDEAIGRDVAIKLPRRDLIQDSVRRKQMIHEARTAGSLEHPGIIPIYESGCEGETVYLVSSYCDGPDLATWLGSQTKRPSVIEIASIVSKLADAVAYAHGKGVIHRDIKPSNVLLSFDAKGQSELKWLEATGTSEIELPQSIPLSAYRPRLTDFGLAKFSDEPIFDTRSSLIIGTPLYMAPEQLLPDLGPITFQTDIYSIGVLLVELIDGKPPLSGKTYVEILSFFQYEPRESIVHSDVPPDLRTIIDRCLSRTPENRYASADVLAADLAAFAAGETISARKMTWLARALVWCRDARRTREACISTIAAMSALIVWVLYSISLVMGPWFPGDDPWTPAIQALAIIACINLPVLVLAVLGLRKKIWAMGVAMLLLLSGGVFVPLLIIGDFVGLLDPIYGPFPYFKKSFHALVLLISLSQVIYLSIGILANRWNTQRHQPTTIAAARSEHAGRKMNTGI, from the coding sequence ATGCGACTTGCCAAGCATTATTCGGCTCAACCGCCCGAAGTTCCGCTTGCCGCTGACGGTCATGCGATTCCGAAGCAGGTTGGTCGTTTTACAATTATTCGCGAGATTGGCAGTGGCGGTTTTGGCGTCATCTATCTTGCACGCGACGAAGCGATCGGTCGCGATGTTGCGATTAAGCTTCCGCGACGCGATCTGATCCAGGACTCGGTTCGCCGAAAACAGATGATTCATGAGGCCCGCACGGCAGGTTCGCTCGAACACCCCGGTATCATCCCCATCTACGAAAGCGGATGTGAGGGGGAAACCGTTTACCTAGTCTCGTCCTACTGTGATGGTCCCGACTTGGCGACTTGGCTCGGTTCTCAAACGAAGCGACCGAGCGTGATCGAAATTGCCTCGATTGTCAGCAAGTTGGCCGATGCGGTGGCCTATGCTCACGGCAAGGGAGTGATCCATCGCGATATCAAACCCAGCAATGTGTTGCTGTCTTTTGATGCAAAGGGGCAGTCGGAACTCAAGTGGCTGGAAGCCACTGGCACATCGGAAATTGAGCTCCCGCAATCGATACCATTGTCAGCCTACCGACCGCGTCTGACCGATTTTGGATTGGCCAAATTTTCTGATGAACCGATTTTTGATACTCGCAGCAGTCTGATCATTGGTACTCCGTTGTACATGGCCCCCGAGCAGTTGCTGCCCGATTTGGGGCCGATCACTTTTCAGACGGACATTTATTCGATAGGAGTCTTACTGGTCGAACTGATCGATGGGAAACCGCCGCTAAGTGGAAAGACCTATGTTGAGATCTTGTCGTTCTTTCAATATGAGCCGCGCGAATCGATTGTCCATTCGGACGTTCCGCCTGACCTCCGAACGATCATTGACAGGTGTCTTAGCAGGACACCGGAAAATCGTTATGCATCCGCAGACGTCTTGGCGGCGGACTTAGCCGCCTTCGCCGCAGGAGAAACGATTTCCGCTCGCAAGATGACATGGCTTGCACGAGCACTGGTGTGGTGTCGCGATGCTCGGCGCACACGCGAAGCATGTATTTCTACAATCGCAGCAATGTCCGCTTTGATTGTCTGGGTCTTGTACTCCATTTCTTTGGTGATGGGGCCATGGTTTCCTGGTGACGATCCATGGACACCAGCGATTCAAGCCCTTGCGATCATCGCTTGCATTAATCTGCCGGTACTGGTTTTGGCCGTCTTGGGACTTCGCAAAAAGATCTGGGCGATGGGAGTCGCGATGTTGCTGTTGTTAAGCGGAGGCGTTTTTGTGCCGCTCTTGATCATTGGCGATTTCGTGGGTTTGCTCGATCCCATTTACGGTCCGTTCCCCTATTTCAAGAAGAGTTTTCACGCCTTGGTCTTGTTGATCAGCCTTTCGCAGGTGATCTATCTATCGATCGGCATATTGGCGAATCGATGGAATACGCAACGCCATCAGCCAACAACGATAGCTGCGGCAAGGTCGGAACATGCAGGTAGGAAAATGAATACGGGGATTTGA
- a CDS encoding sigma-70 family RNA polymerase sigma factor — protein MLNTKTEAIAECSNDSREAFDVSLIARLIPQLTTIARQSIARRWQSKVGASDIVQNTFLEASNTLSSFSGSSIAEFNQWLRAILAHNLQDSRRRFVVAQMRSVEREQPLDRLTGPLLINSEKSPVSVAVSNEFDRELHRVIGMLDQMDQQILTLRYQQKLAFGEIGIRINMKEDTVRKRWGRILKFLQHKLRQFDSQVCSSRG, from the coding sequence ATGCTCAATACGAAAACCGAGGCCATTGCGGAGTGTTCGAATGATTCCCGCGAAGCGTTTGACGTATCGCTAATCGCACGCCTAATTCCTCAGTTGACAACGATCGCTCGCCAGTCGATCGCGCGAAGGTGGCAGTCTAAAGTGGGAGCGTCGGACATTGTCCAAAACACCTTTCTCGAGGCTTCCAATACGCTTTCCTCTTTCTCTGGCTCATCGATCGCTGAGTTCAATCAGTGGCTGCGGGCAATCCTGGCTCATAATCTGCAAGACTCGCGTCGTAGGTTTGTGGTTGCCCAGATGCGGAGCGTGGAACGAGAACAGCCGCTTGATCGATTAACGGGCCCGCTGTTAATAAACAGCGAAAAGTCCCCAGTGAGTGTCGCTGTGTCTAACGAGTTCGATCGTGAACTGCATCGTGTGATCGGTATGCTCGATCAAATGGACCAGCAGATCTTGACGCTGCGGTACCAGCAGAAACTAGCGTTTGGCGAAATAGGAATTCGAATCAATATGAAAGAGGATACCGTGCGGAAGCGGTGGGGACGCATCTTGAAGTTTCTCCAACACAAGCTGCGGCAATTTGATTCGCAGGTTTGCTCAAGTCGGGGTTAA
- a CDS encoding zinc-binding metallopeptidase family protein yields the protein MRSFYCQCGGTLFFGSVQCVACSRPTAMCPHCNAVRSMAVADDGSLVCDHCHRECRMCSNATLHAVCNRGVDAASEQPLCRYCRLNSVVPDLTVGDNLLKWQRLETAKHRVLFDIERIGLPIVSEPENETESGSSDGRPVLQFEFKSSAVKPVSTGHADGLITIDIAEADSVHREQTRVEFGEPQRTLVGHFRHELGHYYWQLLVEPNCLDAFRSLFGDEREPSYAEAQKRYYADGAIPDWQDRFISAYSTMHPWEDFAETFAGYMDIVAVVETARHFDRTRVTADGSDFNQMLTAYRDIGIVANEFNRDMGLLDLVPEIHSEAVVEKLKFIDNLRLAL from the coding sequence ATGCGATCCTTTTATTGTCAGTGTGGCGGCACCCTCTTCTTTGGCAGCGTTCAATGTGTCGCTTGCAGTCGGCCGACGGCGATGTGCCCGCATTGCAACGCGGTCCGTTCGATGGCGGTTGCCGACGACGGGTCGTTGGTTTGCGATCACTGTCATCGCGAGTGCCGGATGTGTTCCAATGCGACGCTGCACGCGGTCTGTAACCGTGGAGTCGACGCTGCGTCGGAACAGCCCCTGTGCCGCTACTGCCGGCTTAATTCCGTCGTTCCCGATCTCACGGTGGGCGATAATTTGCTGAAGTGGCAACGTTTGGAAACAGCCAAGCATCGCGTGCTGTTCGATATCGAACGGATCGGTTTACCGATCGTCAGCGAGCCCGAAAACGAAACCGAAAGCGGTTCGTCCGACGGTCGCCCAGTGTTGCAATTCGAGTTCAAGTCGTCGGCGGTTAAACCGGTTTCAACAGGCCACGCCGATGGGTTGATTACGATCGATATCGCCGAAGCCGACAGCGTGCACCGGGAGCAGACGCGAGTCGAGTTCGGCGAGCCACAGCGAACACTGGTCGGCCATTTCCGCCACGAACTAGGGCACTACTATTGGCAGTTGCTGGTGGAACCGAATTGTCTCGATGCCTTTCGATCACTGTTTGGCGACGAACGCGAACCTAGCTACGCGGAGGCGCAGAAGCGATATTACGCCGACGGCGCGATTCCCGATTGGCAGGACCGATTCATCTCTGCGTATTCTACGATGCATCCTTGGGAGGACTTTGCCGAGACCTTTGCCGGTTACATGGATATCGTGGCAGTCGTCGAAACCGCGCGGCACTTCGATCGCACGCGAGTCACCGCCGACGGCTCCGACTTCAACCAGATGCTAACCGCTTATCGCGACATCGGCATCGTCGCCAATGAGTTCAATCGCGACATGGGGCTATTGGATCTCGTCCCCGAAATCCATTCCGAAGCTGTCGTCGAAAAGCTGAAGTTCATCGACAACCTACGCCTGGCGCTATAG